CGGCGCGACCGCTATCTTTGTCGCCATAGACGGAAAAATTTCCGGCGTCATCGGCATCGCCGATCCGATTAAACCGACGACGGAAGCCGCGCTGCAATCGCTGCGCGAAGATGGCATCGCCGTGGTGATGCTGACCGGCGATAATTGGACAACGGCGCGCGCCGTCGCCAAACGCTTGGGGATCGGCGAGATCGAAGCTGAGATCCTCCCCGAGGACAAGAGCAAAGTCGTGACCCGCTTGCGCGAGGCGGGTCGAATCGTCGCCATGGCGGGAGACGGCGTGAATGACGCCCCTGCCTTGGCCGCCGCCGATGTGGGCATCGCCATGGGAACCGGAACCGATGTCGCGATCGAAAGCGCGGGGGTGACTTTGCTGAAGGGCGATCTCGGAGGCATCGTGCGGGGCCGACGCCTCTCCAAGACAACGATGCGCAACATCCGCGAGAATCTGTTCTTCGCGTTCATTTATAATGCTGCGGGCGTGCCCATTGCGGCTGGCGCGCTCTATCCGATCTTCGGGCTACTCTTATCGCCCACGATCGCCGCCGCGGCGATGGCGCTGTCATCAGTCAGCGTCGTCGTCAATTCCCTGCGATTGAGGCAAGCCGAACTGGATCCCGAAAGAAAAATTGAGATGCCGCCGTTCTCCTCCTAGCCACTAGATTGCGATGATGCTCATACCATGGCGCAAAAGCGCCCGGCGCGGCGCTATAATATCCACGCGTGCGCCTCGCACTCGTCCCGCGTTGAGGCGGCGGACAAACGCAGGCCTCAATAAGAGGGAGCGCGCAACGCGCTCGCCAAGGCAGTATTCTTTCATCGCCTTGGCGAAATCCATGACAGGATTTTCGAAAGGCATTATTGAATTTGTGTTTCGCCTCCATCGCTTGTCTTACAATAGGTGTCAGTCGAGCGGCGCTTCTCGCTCCGCATCTAAAGAAGCGATCGATTGATCATCGCCGACGTCGTTGACGTTTTGTGTTAAGGGGTCCGAGTTGGAGGTCGTCATGTCTTTGCGTTCCTCATGCGCTGTGTGTCTTTTCATATTCCTTGCGGTAATGCCGTCTCAGCAAGCGGCATCAGCGCATAGGCGGCAGGGGTGGCGCGCCCCCGGTGCTCCGCGCCTGGGACCATGGATCGAGAAGGGATGGTGCTGTGAGGACTGGTCCCGCGCCCCAGCGATCCGCGACTGGGGTTTTTCGGCCCCTTGGAGCTACGATCCCGCAACCGGGCTTCCTTCCAGCACCGCGGAATACCCGTGGGGGTACACAACCCCTTTCGTCAGAGTCGGTTCGAAATGCGTTGCAAGCGAAGTTAATGGCAGCCCGGGAGGCAATTGGGTACGCTATCAAAGGGTCATGCCGTCCTACTACTGTCGTTGAACTGCGTGACCTCGGCCAGAGGCGTTTCGTTGAGACACGCCGACACGGCGAATTCCTCGATTTGCACCATGCCGGTGCAATGGCGCCGGGGACATCATTGGTCCGGCTTCACCCAGTGCAATCACGAAAGATAATGTCGTGAAGACCGGCGACGCGCACGTCGACCTACTTCTTGCGGCAGGCCCTCAGAGCCGGCCGGCCGATCGTGGCGAAACGCTCTCGGCCCGCCCGATATTGAAGCCCTTCATCAGGCAGCGTTGATCTCGTGGACTTTGATGAGAAGGCGAGACGGCGTGTGGTTGACTCGCCTGACGCGGACATCAGGCGAGAGGGTTCCGTAGCGCTAATTCGCCGCTATCACACACCCGTTGAAAAATTGTAATGCGCCGCCCCTAGGTTCGCGCTCGCGTTTAAGCTCGTTTTAAACTTGATCTTCCGGGGGCGTAGTATGAATCGACAGCATTGCCTGGCGCTGGCCGCAATCCTCGGCGTCACGTCTGCAAATTCCGCTTCGGCGCAGGATGCAAATTCCGTCTCGGCCCAGAACATAGGGCCCAGCACGACCACGGAACCGTATCTTGTTCCTACGGTTGCAGGCGTCTCCGTCACCTCGGTGCTGACGGTCGGCGACTCGGTTGGCGGCTACCGTATGGTCGGCATTCCCGACGGGCTCGGCGCCTGGCTCCCCGATAGCAACGTCTTCGGTCATTGGTTCGATCACAAGGCGCGGTCGTTCAGTTTGGTGGTGAACCATGAGCTCGGGCGCGGGCTGGGGACACCGCGCGCGCACGGCTCCAAGGGCGCTTTCGTATCTCAGTGGACGGTCGACCGCGCGACCTTGAAGGTGATTTCGGGTCGCGACCACATGACTAGCCCGAACGACATTCTGACCTGGAATGGCTCCGGTTATTCGCCCGGCGCGACGGCGCTCGAGAGGCTCTGTTCTGCGGACCTTGCGGACCCAAAGGCTTACGGGCTGCGCGCGCCAAGCCGCATCTTCCTGAGTGGCGAGGAGACGTCGCCTCCGTTCGCCGCCGACCACGGCCGCGTTTTCGCACACATTCTCGAAGGACCAGAAAGGGACAAGTCGTTCGAGTTGCCGCGGCTGGGCAAGATGTCGTTCGAAAACGCTCTCGCGAACCCGTTTCCCGATCGCAAGACTATCGTGATGTTGAACGACGACGCCGGACGGGAAACCAACGTCACGGCTGAGACAAACGTCTGTCGCACCGCGGGTCAGTCAGGCTGCAAAGAACCGCCCAGCGAACTCTACATGTATGTCGGTTCGCAACAGCCGCATGGCTCTCAAATCGAGCAGGCGGGTCTTACCAACGGCAACTTCTACGGTGTGCGCGTGGTTCGTGACGGCCAAGTCGTCACTGGCGAGAACAAGGATTTCGTATTCGCTTCGGCGGCGCCCGCCGTGACTTCGGCCCGATTCGAAGTCGTCAATTTCGGCGATGTGTCGAACAAGATGGGCGTGCAAATCCAGGACGCTGCGATCGCGAACAAGGTGACGCAGTTCATCCGCATCGAGGACGGCGCCTGGGATCCGCGCCCGGGCAGGCCTCGCGACTACTACTTCATCACGACCGGCCGCATTGCGTCGGACGCGACGACTTGGCGTCCTTCGCGGCTGTGGCGACTGCGCTTCGATAATATCGCGCGGCCAGAGGCGGGCGGTTCGATCGAGATGCTGCTCACTAATCAGTTCTATCCGGGCGCCGCGACGACGCCGGATGCCGACCCCGGCTACCAGATGTTCGACAACATGACGATTGACGGGTTCGGGCGCATCGTTCTGCAGGAGGACGTCGGCGGCAACGACCGGTTGGGCCGAATCTACGTCTATGGAATCGACAGCGGCCAACTTGTCCAGGTCGCCCGTCACAATCCTAAGTTCTTTGGAGGCAACGCATCAAACAATCCGACCTTCCTCACGAACGACGAGGAGAGTTCGGGCGTGATAGACGCCGCGGAGGCACTCCGCGGCGGCTGGTTCCTGACCACGGTCCAGCCCCATCATGCATCGAGCGACGCGGAATTGGTCGAAAACGGCCAGATCCTGGCCCTCTTCATCGATCCATCGATTGCCCGAGGCCGTCGCGGCGACGCTCCTTTGCCTGCCGCCCTAAAGCCTTGACTCTCACCTGATTGAGAAAGCCTTCTCGAAGCTCAAGACGCTCCTGCTCAAAGCTGCCGAGAGGAGCGTCGGCTTCCAAAGTGAGCGCCATATGGCGGGAACGCTATAACAAGACCGGCGGTTCTGCCGCCGGCGAGCGGGGCGGCGACCGCTGTCGGCAACATCGATGCGCACAAGTGATAGATTCTTTGTTCGTCGCGGAGACCTGCGACATCACCCGTAAAAAGCTTCAGGCTGCTAAGCGTGGCATCGCTTCAGCATCGGCTGTTGTGGCGTTCGTCAACCACCACGACATCGCCTAAAAAGGCGCGCGCGAGCGGGACCGCATAGACATCGTAAAGCATCGTTAGGCGGGGTTTCGACGGCCAGTTTGACTCAATTCCGAGAAGCTTGTTTTTCGTCGACGAGACCTGGCCGAGGACGGACGAACCTGGCTCGAAAGCGCTGCTCCGCAAAGTCGCGGAGCGCAACGTATTGGCGACCTTCTAAAAAAGTTTTCGCCCGCCGAATGCGCCGACTTTTTCGCCGCCGCTGATCTAGGGCTGAGTTTCGTGAGGCGCCAACGGTGGCTTATAGAGTTTTACTTTCGCAGATTGGACGCCGCTCTGCAAAATGACTTCTGCGCTGGTTATGGAGGCGACGGTCCAAGCGTCCACGGCATCGCCAACCTTCCGCCACGCGCCCTGAGGCGAGCCGGCCGAGAAGAGGAACGCCTGGGCCGCCTTCTTGTGCCGTACAATCGCGGTGACGATCAGATCGGTGGGCGCATTAGACAGGCTGGCCGACCAGGCCGATGCTGAGTCGGTTTTGCGCTGCGGTTTGCGGTTCTTGGAGAAGATTGGTCGCGACAGGGATTCGACATCGGCCGATGCAAGCTTGGGCGCGCTCAATTCGACCGCAGTCAGCGCCGGCGGCGTCCAATCAGGTACCCCGGCGCCGCTGTCGGGATTCAAGGGGCCAACGATGGCATAGAGGGCGAAGATCACCGTCCCCGAAAAAATTGCCGATAAGAAAACTAGCGCGATCGCCGAGAGCGGCGAAAGCTGCATCTGCTTGACGGCTGAGAACCGCGCCAACGCGTGCTGCAGCAATGCCGCGAGCCGAACTTGTCGCCTTGCCCTTATCATGAACGGCCTTTTTTGGGTGCGCCGCCGAAGACATCGAATTGCGCCTCTAGTTCATCGGTCTCTTGCGAGGCGCCCCAAAACATCGTCTGATTGTGAATTGTTGCGGTGGTGATGATCAGCAACGGCGGCTCGCCTTCTAGAGCACGGGCAAGCGCATGAATGCGGTCGTACGGCCCCGAGACGTCGAGCCGCGCGCCAACGAGCGCTACTCCTTGAAAGGCCTTTTGGGGAAGCATCTGGATAGACCTTACGGTCACCTGAGCCGCTTCCGAAATTGCCTTTAGCCGCGCCTGTAAATTAGCGCTGATGACGCCATCGCTGTCGCCGTCGAAGAGCTCGCCGCGGCCGTTAATGTCTGACACCTGCTGCGCGTACGCTTGGATCTCGTCTTCATGCGCGACAACAGCTTCGTAGCGCGCCAGAGTCTGTCGACGCTCGGCGATGGCGTCGGCGCCGATCGCGATCATGCGGCGCGCCGGTTCGATAAATACAAAATAAAAAAGCAGCAGCGCCAGCAGATTTACGCCGGCAAAGGCGAAGCGGCGGCCTAGGCGCGAGTGGCGGAGCGCCTTCCGAATGAAGGGCGCGCTGATCCAGGGTCTCACTTCCCACCCTCCTGCTTCCTTTTTTCGAGTTTCGCCTGAAGCGAAAAGCCCTCACGCTTTTCATGTGGGTCGGGGGTAATAGGCGCCGTCAGCTCCGCGTCGCTGAACAGCGGCGATTTGTTGAAGCGCGCCGGCAGACCGACCGCCGAACGCGCGGATCCGACGAGGTCAATTGTCCGCTCGTTGGGGTTGGGCTCACTCAGCCGGAAATCGGTAAGAAAAGCGTCATCAGGCAGAATGCGTGCGGTTTCCTCCCACAAGTCAGCGAATTGCGGTCCGCTCCGGCGCGTGTTTCGCAAAACTGAGAGGATGCGACTCTCCGAGGAGGCCCGATCCACAGACTGGCGCACGCGCGCGGCGCGTACAGACATCTCCTGGATCTTTGCATCGATCTCTTCGTTCAAGGCGCTTTGACGCCATAGCGTGGTCACGACGCCGACCAGCACAAACGCAAAAATTCCTGCGCAGAGACCAAACGCCAGATTGCGGAATCGATACGATGTCCGAGCCTCGGAGTGCAAGCGGATGAGAGGCGTTTTCTCGCCGCCCTCGCGTTGGCCAGCGGCCCGGATGAAGCCAACGTCGGAGAAGGCGAGGCCGGCGCGTTCGGCCGCCTCCATGGCGATAGCGCGTCGCAGAATCCACAGACTCACTCGCAGTTTATCCGGAGCGTTAGGATGTTCCGCGATCAAGTGGCCGTAAAGTACGTCTGCTAGACGTAGAGGCGTCTTGCGTTCGATGTCAGCGACGAGAAGTTTGGGGAGAGCGCCGGCCGCCGCGCGTGGGACGTCGAATCGGCGCACGAAGAAGGAATCAGCCTCGATCTCGAGCCCGATCCGTACTGAGTTGCGCGTTAGCTCTTGACGCCTCAACGCCTCTTCGAGCGACGAAGAAGCGAGTTCGTCTCCCGAAAGGCGCCAGATCGGCGCGCCGCGTGAGTCCAGGCACCAGAGATCGCGCCCTCCTGCCCTGACAACCAGCTGCCGGTCGCCCCGATCGGTTAGCCAGGCGACCATCTCCGGGGGAAATAGGCTGAAGAATTCGCGTCGATACCAAGCTAGGAACCGAAGCGCCATCGTTTTAATCGAACCCTCGAGAACGTGTCGCGTCCAGAACTCGCTTGCCATTTCGGACCATTGCCGATGTGAGAGACTTCGCTGCTATGGGATGAATGGCGCGTTTCTCAGCCGTAGCCGACGCTGTTGGAGCGTTTCCGTCGCCGACACGTCGTCGCCGATCGGTCCCTCAATTGCGCCAAGCGCCGCGGCTACAAACGTCACTTCGCCTGTAAAGGCTTTGTGCTTGGCGAAAGGGATAAATCGATCGGATGAAAGAATCGCGGCCTTGTCCTGTAGGGCTTTCTCTTGCACAGATCTGTCGTCCGAATTATAAGATCTTGACACCGGAAAATACGCAAAGATTGCATGCGGTGTGTCCACCGCGAGCGTTGGCGCCGCTTCCACTCCTCTTGGAGAGGCAATTATTTCGACGCCAAGCTCAGAGGGCATATAGCTCTCCTCCTCGGAAGGCGCATAGGACAAAGGTTCCTCAATCGACGGCTCCGCGTAGGTCGGCTCGCAAATGCGGAAATGCAGCTGACACTCGGCGCTAGCGGAAAAGCGTGGGGCCTTGTCGCGCAGTTGCTCGCGCGCATTGGCGAAAGCCGCCACGCACTCTCGTTTCGTAAAGGCGCCTGACGCCACGCAAGCGTCTTGCGTCGCGAAGAAATAGGTTTTTCCCATGGTCTCGGCGCATGCAGGCGCAACAAACGACAAGCAAAACGCCACGTGGCGTAGCGCCGCCACCGCACCTGATTGATGGGTTGCGGTGTTGGAATTTTTGCTGTCCCACATTACAATCGCTCAACAAGACCTGAACAGTAGACGCATATTAATCTCAATTGTGTCATTCCGAAGTCCAATTAGAAGCTTGCCAGTCCGCTCGACGAAGGGTTCTTGATGGAGTCGCAA
This window of the Methylocystis hirsuta genome carries:
- a CDS encoding phytase, producing the protein MNRQHCLALAAILGVTSANSASAQDANSVSAQNIGPSTTTEPYLVPTVAGVSVTSVLTVGDSVGGYRMVGIPDGLGAWLPDSNVFGHWFDHKARSFSLVVNHELGRGLGTPRAHGSKGAFVSQWTVDRATLKVISGRDHMTSPNDILTWNGSGYSPGATALERLCSADLADPKAYGLRAPSRIFLSGEETSPPFAADHGRVFAHILEGPERDKSFELPRLGKMSFENALANPFPDRKTIVMLNDDAGRETNVTAETNVCRTAGQSGCKEPPSELYMYVGSQQPHGSQIEQAGLTNGNFYGVRVVRDGQVVTGENKDFVFASAAPAVTSARFEVVNFGDVSNKMGVQIQDAAIANKVTQFIRIEDGAWDPRPGRPRDYYFITTGRIASDATTWRPSRLWRLRFDNIARPEAGGSIEMLLTNQFYPGAATTPDADPGYQMFDNMTIDGFGRIVLQEDVGGNDRLGRIYVYGIDSGQLVQVARHNPKFFGGNASNNPTFLTNDEESSGVIDAAEALRGGWFLTTVQPHHASSDAELVENGQILALFIDPSIARGRRGDAPLPAALKP
- a CDS encoding DUF1190 domain-containing protein gives rise to the protein MWDSKNSNTATHQSGAVAALRHVAFCLSFVAPACAETMGKTYFFATQDACVASGAFTKRECVAAFANAREQLRDKAPRFSASAECQLHFRICEPTYAEPSIEEPLSYAPSEEESYMPSELGVEIIASPRGVEAAPTLAVDTPHAIFAYFPVSRSYNSDDRSVQEKALQDKAAILSSDRFIPFAKHKAFTGEVTFVAAALGAIEGPIGDDVSATETLQQRRLRLRNAPFIP
- a CDS encoding PilN domain-containing protein, producing the protein MALRFLAWYRREFFSLFPPEMVAWLTDRGDRQLVVRAGGRDLWCLDSRGAPIWRLSGDELASSSLEEALRRQELTRNSVRIGLEIEADSFFVRRFDVPRAAAGALPKLLVADIERKTPLRLADVLYGHLIAEHPNAPDKLRVSLWILRRAIAMEAAERAGLAFSDVGFIRAAGQREGGEKTPLIRLHSEARTSYRFRNLAFGLCAGIFAFVLVGVVTTLWRQSALNEEIDAKIQEMSVRAARVRQSVDRASSESRILSVLRNTRRSGPQFADLWEETARILPDDAFLTDFRLSEPNPNERTIDLVGSARSAVGLPARFNKSPLFSDAELTAPITPDPHEKREGFSLQAKLEKRKQEGGK
- the gspM gene encoding type II secretion system protein GspM gives rise to the protein MRPWISAPFIRKALRHSRLGRRFAFAGVNLLALLLFYFVFIEPARRMIAIGADAIAERRQTLARYEAVVAHEDEIQAYAQQVSDINGRGELFDGDSDGVISANLQARLKAISEAAQVTVRSIQMLPQKAFQGVALVGARLDVSGPYDRIHALARALEGEPPLLIITTATIHNQTMFWGASQETDELEAQFDVFGGAPKKGRS